One Leptolyngbya sp. SIO1E4 genomic window, GCTAGCCCCCCTGGTTACCCCACCGACAGAAACCCTGCCAGATTTTTCAAATCTGAGCTTGAACCTGGCAGTCTGTTTAGTTATTGAAGGCGATCCCGCCCTTGCCTGGGTAAAAGTGCCCCGTAGCCTGCCCCGTTTTATGGTGCTGCAGGATTTAAATCAGCAGTTTTCCTGGGAGGTTGTGCCGCTAGAGCAAGTAATTGCGGCCCATTTACCCGTTGTTTTGCCTGAATTTGAACAGCAAGGTGCTTTTCCATTCCGGGTGACCCGTAGCGCCAACCTCGGCACCCTTGACTCTGAAACGACGAACCTGATGGAGCTGATTCAGGAGAGTTTACAACAGCGCCAACAGCAGGGTAGAGCTGTGCGCCTGGAAGTGGGACAAACCATGCCTAAGGAGGTGCGATCGCACCTCCTTAGGCACCTGCAATTAGCAGAGGAGGATGCTTATGATCTTCGAGATTGGCTTGGGTTAGACGACCTTAAGGAACTTATCCGATTACCCCATCCAGCTTTGAAATCCTCTCCTTGGCAGCCGGTAGTTCCCGCAGCATTGGCACCCAAACCTCCCCCCTCTCTGTTATCCTTTGTGACGCTCACCCCCCAGGCAGAAACTGACATCTTTAAGGTGTTGAAAGCCCAAGATTTACTGATTCACTTGCCTTACCATTCTTTTGCGGCAACCGTAGAGCAGTTTGTGGCGCAAGCGGCCGCAGATCCCTCAGTGCTTACCATCAAAATGACGCTGTACCGCACAGCTGGGGATGCCCCGATTGTGCGATCGCTGATGACAGCAGCCAAGGCGGGTAAACAAATTGTGGTCTTGGTCGAACTTACTGCCTCCCTGGATGAAGCAACCAATATTCACTGGGCCAAAAGTCTCGAAAAAGCTGGTGCCCATGTGGTTTACGGTGTGGTTGGCCTCAAAACCCATACCAATCTAGTGCTGGTGGTGCGACGCGAAACCAAACAGATTTGCCAATATGCCTACATTGGAACAGGAGACTATTTGCCCAACCGCCCACAGCCCTACGAAGATCTAGGGTTACTGACCAGTCGGCCCGAAATTGGGGTAGACCTCAATCATCTCTTTAACTTCTTAACTGGATGTTCTCGTCAGGTTACCTATCAAACTTTGATGGTGGCTCCTGAGGGGCTCAGATCACAACTCCAGGAATTAATTATCCGAGAGGCCCAGCACGCTAAGGCCGGTCAGCCTTCCCGTTTAGTGGCGAAATTGAATTTACTGGCAGATCCAGAAATCATTGACGCACTATACCAGGCATCTCAAGCCGGGGTAGAAATTGACCTGATCGTACGCGGGGTTTGTCGCTTGCGGCCAGGGGTTCCTGGGTTGAGCGATCGCATTCGCGTCGTCAGCATTCTGGGGCATTACGTTGAACATAGCCGTATTCTCTATTGCCATAACGGTGGTCAGCCAGAAGCCTGGATTGGCACTGCCGATTGGACCCCGCGAGGGCTCAACGAGCGGATCGAAGTCATGGCCCCAATTTGTGCCCCTGGTCTGATCGCAGATATCAAGCGGTGGCTTGACTGCTGGCTGGCTGATAACCAGCATGCCTGGACTTTGAAATCTAATGGTCACTATGTGCGGCGTCAGCCCCTACCCGATGAGATACCCGTGTCAGCTCGGGCTCAATTTATGGAGTCTACGAATTAGTGAGAGCAGCAGAAAATCGGGCGATGTCTGAGAAAAAATACCGCTCCTGTTGGGGCAGGTTTAGTCAGAATTCAAAACTCATGACCAATACATCCTGGTAAATCCTGCGCTTACTGGTATTTTGTTGACGGGAAATCTTCAAAGTTGTCCTATCCGGTTGTCCCTTCGGCCCCTTAATCATCTGTCCCCTAATAATCTAAGGTGACGGTCTGAAAAGTCTCAGAATCCGGTGAATCTGAATAGTGAGTGGGGGGATAAATCACACTATTGGGTTCTGAGGCGCTGCTGGGTTTCTGTAGACGTCGAGCCATGTGCTCTAAATCGTCGATTTGTTGCTCTAGCGTATGCAGACGTTCTTGAATGCGATCGCGCCGTTGTGAAAGAGAGGCAAGTTCTTGATTGAGCCGTTTCTTTTCTACCGTCAGCTTATAAATATCTAAGTAGTGGGCAGATTCAGAGCGCTGCCGGGGCATGGTGCTAATTTTGGGATGAATTCGGCTAGCGGGGCGAGAAGAATGCATAGGGGTAGAAACCTTAAACGGCGCGCCCAGGAAGGCACTTTGCTCTGAGCATACCCGCTACGCTAATCAAATAACCGATTTCTATCATCAGGAATTGCAGAACTTCACATCGTAGTCAGGACTAGTGGGTTTCAGGATATGAGCCCGACCTCATAACTGAGCTTTCTCAAGTTCTCAGATAGCTGTGTAAAGCTCAGATCATAATCCTGCTAACTCCCGTAAAGAGATGGTGAGAAACGTCACGACTCAATCGCTCATCCATCACATCAGAGGCACCTTAGGCTCACACGCAGCGCAGTGACATATCACTTCGGTTTTCTGATTGACCCTTTAAAGTAAGCAGACAGGTCGAAACACATTGAGAGGACACAACCATGACTGACAACGCTGACAAAACTGCATTTCAAATCTTCTGGCAATCTAGTGCCTCTGTTTTTGGGTTTCTCTTGCTTGTGATTCTCTTGGCCTAGTAGCGCTGACGGACTATTCAATCCGGCTAACACCTGTTGCTGGAAATCTCTAAGCGTGCTCCAAAGCGTAAATTGTCTAGAAACCCGGTTTCTCTCAAACCCTAGCTATTCTCTGGTTAGGCTTTGTAGAAACCGGGTTTCTATTGAGGGATGGTTTTTTACCTGGACTACTCTAATACATCTGTTGGAGCAGTCTTTTGTAGTGACTAGATGCTTGATGATGACAATTATGAAACCGCCATATGTTTGAGCTGCTGCAATGGAAACGAATGCTAGAAGGATAATCGCAGGGCGCTGCAAACGTAGAGCATTCATTTAAGTACATAAACTACTCAGAAAGCAGATAAGCGCAGATTAGACTATGAAACGATTACTGGCATGGATCGCGGTTTCACTCCCTCCAACGTTGCTCATTCTCTTAGCACTTAAGCCACTCGAAGTTAATTCACTTCGGTTTATTGGCTTGCTGTTCTTTGTTGCATTGAGCATTCTGCTGTGGGTACAGATGGCAACGCCTGCTACTGAATCTAAGAAGCGTTTTCGTCAATTGACGGTGGCTTCTCTTATCACAGTTGCCTCAATTGTGGCATTCAACTGGCCGCTAAAAGCAGCTTACAGCTTATCTCGTCCAGCCTTTAATCATGTTGCAGAACAGGTAGAATCAGGAAAAACTCTATCAACCCCTCGACGTGTTGGCTGGTTTCGTATCCAACAGATTGAAGCACCTGGCCCTGCTGAAAACCAAATTGATGAACACGGGCTGCGACTTTGGACGAACCTTCACCCCAATGGAAAGACTGGATTTGTACAATCCCGCCCGGATGACCTGAGCTTCAATTTATGGAGCTACTTTAGGTTAGATGACACCTGGCAGTTTATTTCTGAAGATTAATACCTCTGAAAAGTGCTATGCGATATCCGCTTTTCTCAACTCTGCTTGTTCTTGCTGCTGTGATGGGTTGCACTGCTACCAACCAGCCCGCGGAAACGACGGCTTCTACAGAACCTCAGGCCATTACTGAGGCGGCATCAGACAGACAGTGCTTTCGGAACGAGTATCCATTTGAGGATAACCCAGAGCAAAAAGATGTTGAATCGCTCACTGTAGACATTCAGGGCGATCAGGTGACCGGTGAGTATAACTGGACACCCGCCCTTAAGGATGCGCGCACGGGCAGTTTCAACGGCAGCATCAACGATGATGTGATTACCGCCGATTATGAGTATATGCAGGAAGGTCAGTCGGGTGAAACTGATATTACAATCCGACTAGAGCCAGAACAAGCCGTTGTGGAAGGTGGAGCGCCCGAGCTTGGGTTAAGCACAGCGATAGCCCGAGTCGATTGCTAAGTTTATCGTTTACACCCTCTGGCATCTCGTATCTGTCAGATGAGATAAAAGACCCGTCGATTGAGTTTCTCAATCGACGGGTCTTTTATGGGCCTTTCTCCGTCATCTCGTTTGGAACCAGCGCTTTAACGCCAGAAATCCCCTAAGCAGAGTGAGTGGCAAGCACTATAAACCCCTGGAACACTCACGACCATCGGCGATAGGGCTGTGGGAACCCTGCTGAGCTGACTTTTTCTTCTAAGTCCTGTAACCATTATCAGTTAAGCCTTATCGGCTACGAGGGCAGTGTCGGTTAACGTGAGTGCACTGTATCGAGGGAGCATCGGATGGGTGCCGAGCGTTATAAGCAGAACTTTGGGATCTGTACATTGGGGATCGCCGCTTAAATTGTCGCGCTTTGAGCATCGGCCAAGCCCTCAGCGCCAATTATGGCAAGGTGCTATCGACTGTGTTTGAGAGTGGCCAGGCCCTCAAACGCGCTTATGAGTTTTCGCTAATCCTCAAACCAGCTTTGCAAAGCTCATCGCTCCCCATTGTCAGATGACCGCTCAGAGTATGAGTTTCCAAACGGTGGTGTTGTGTGTCGGCGACACCACTTATAGCAGTAGCCAGCTCAGGGCTGCCCTGACACCCAGAGACGAATACGCTCTACTCCAACCACAATTGCTGTACGCATGGCTTCAATAGGCTGCGGAAATCCTTGCGATAGGGCAACTGGTTCCCCACGCTCTAAGAGTTGCGACAAGGGGACAATTGTGTACGCTCGCTGGGCTAAGTCTTGCAATAACCCCTCTAAAACCTGGGCAGTGCGATCGCCCCAACTGCCGC contains:
- the ppk1 gene encoding polyphosphate kinase 1, whose translation is MPPSSELLMGGHSSELLDRELSWLAFNRRSLYEVADPKQPVLERLLKLAQTSAALDEYFMVRVPLLKDADSARDAAPDQPSFKRVHMSMRSLIARQQAHFAFNLKPHLAEHGIHLLDYKNLTDIQRGQLHRRFEDEVAPVLAPLVTPPTETLPDFSNLSLNLAVCLVIEGDPALAWVKVPRSLPRFMVLQDLNQQFSWEVVPLEQVIAAHLPVVLPEFEQQGAFPFRVTRSANLGTLDSETTNLMELIQESLQQRQQQGRAVRLEVGQTMPKEVRSHLLRHLQLAEEDAYDLRDWLGLDDLKELIRLPHPALKSSPWQPVVPAALAPKPPPSLLSFVTLTPQAETDIFKVLKAQDLLIHLPYHSFAATVEQFVAQAAADPSVLTIKMTLYRTAGDAPIVRSLMTAAKAGKQIVVLVELTASLDEATNIHWAKSLEKAGAHVVYGVVGLKTHTNLVLVVRRETKQICQYAYIGTGDYLPNRPQPYEDLGLLTSRPEIGVDLNHLFNFLTGCSRQVTYQTLMVAPEGLRSQLQELIIREAQHAKAGQPSRLVAKLNLLADPEIIDALYQASQAGVEIDLIVRGVCRLRPGVPGLSDRIRVVSILGHYVEHSRILYCHNGGQPEAWIGTADWTPRGLNERIEVMAPICAPGLIADIKRWLDCWLADNQHAWTLKSNGHYVRRQPLPDEIPVSARAQFMESTN
- a CDS encoding gas vesicle protein GvpV — protein: MHSSRPASRIHPKISTMPRQRSESAHYLDIYKLTVEKKRLNQELASLSQRRDRIQERLHTLEQQIDDLEHMARRLQKPSSASEPNSVIYPPTHYSDSPDSETFQTVTLDY